A genomic segment from Microthrixaceae bacterium encodes:
- a CDS encoding PA14 domain-containing protein translates to MLSRSVRVVGVAMVLGLLAVDVGVVREAGAQSEGRADREESAGVLPVEAGVVGDPGALESEPRDFDAEFAGSDGSDAGGLVGRAADGGGVRELKRVREVVERRSEATETFVLEDGSMVTDVSLVPKWYRDAKGAWQRVNVRIVEDGDRKGGLRTDGVGWSVTFGSVGDGLVYEIEGKRFSARFVDGADARVLPERDKADGMVVWYRNVWPGVDVSYRVSASAVKEDFHVGSVEALRGAGVFATEWTSSGRLVGDPMLEGGLRLDWDGDGDVAASEPGPKVSIEPVRVFDASGAVLSKAHGRLGVDFGAEERIVGRERAEEATSRRIGVELDGAWVESLSEESFPLVIDPTVNLSPSSGGGWASYSAQGNSIGTSQYPLLGDGMPQWGATDEWRFGVYYDYSTIWTSNPGARVRYSDIQFDTVQYPLPVGVFNSNPSTIFYNGYYPSSPNASAAGACHANAWSFAGTWMGVSPTLCRNYGMTLNGPQYAFLGAHPSTAWTEVSQLLRPWVDSQTPNAVFGVKIDTTPGYTFHAVLPTLRVWWDRQSTVPALTAPVGDATITSLTPTLSWGASTDPDAGENPPNYEVVLMGNKPATTPGDAFELSGCSAGATRVWSSGYGSATSAVVPAGLLNDGASYYWAVAAIGGGGIDRFPRCSEVRKFTVNRRLGVSGPFPVEQLGPVGVNVINGNVVIGASTHSYATVGGEQSLSLVYNSQATNDRGLRGRYYGGKYPLFGAEIDVWNGSGALFVDRLDPTVDFAWGSGSPVTTMDAMDDFRVTWSGYVTPGVAGTYCFGGTFDDGVKITINGVVVLNKWQHQSATFNCSNGGTAVVFGAGETKSIVVDYYEHTGAATAQLRVTKPDNSTVAVPSSWLSPDLDVLGPNWTLSAGEVAVQGAIKTDSGVMLRGVDGSATEYRKSDTGAYVGPGGDGTVVRVDPTTSEISVMDDAGTSYKFSASGQLQSAVSAVDDRQPAATQFQWSGAPVKLTAMVDPVTGSQSVLRYGGDANCPSVPSGFVSAPSKLCSVTSPDGRQTKLFYDASARLSRLVTPGDVTTDFAYDSSNRIIKVRDPVPTSTRCPRGNVPMVTR, encoded by the coding sequence ATGTTGTCTCGTAGCGTTCGTGTTGTCGGTGTGGCGATGGTGTTGGGGCTGTTGGCGGTTGATGTTGGTGTGGTTCGCGAGGCGGGGGCGCAGTCGGAGGGCCGGGCCGACCGGGAGGAGTCTGCTGGCGTGTTGCCGGTGGAGGCTGGTGTGGTGGGGGATCCGGGCGCGTTGGAGTCTGAGCCGCGGGATTTCGACGCGGAGTTCGCCGGTTCGGACGGGTCGGATGCTGGAGGTTTGGTGGGACGTGCGGCTGATGGTGGGGGCGTGCGCGAGTTGAAGCGGGTTCGTGAGGTGGTGGAGCGGCGCAGTGAGGCAACCGAGACGTTCGTGTTGGAGGACGGCTCGATGGTGACGGATGTGTCGTTGGTGCCGAAGTGGTATCGGGACGCGAAGGGGGCGTGGCAGCGTGTGAATGTGCGGATTGTCGAGGATGGGGATCGCAAGGGTGGGTTGCGTACCGATGGTGTTGGTTGGTCGGTGACGTTCGGTTCGGTGGGTGATGGCTTGGTCTATGAGATTGAGGGCAAGCGGTTCAGTGCCCGGTTCGTTGACGGGGCCGACGCGAGGGTGTTGCCGGAGCGTGACAAGGCCGATGGGATGGTGGTGTGGTATCGCAACGTGTGGCCGGGGGTCGATGTTTCGTATCGGGTGTCGGCGTCTGCGGTGAAGGAGGACTTTCACGTCGGGTCGGTTGAGGCGTTGAGGGGCGCTGGGGTGTTCGCGACGGAGTGGACCTCGAGTGGCCGTCTGGTTGGTGATCCGATGCTGGAGGGCGGTTTGCGGTTGGATTGGGATGGTGACGGCGATGTGGCGGCGTCGGAGCCGGGTCCGAAGGTGTCGATCGAGCCGGTGCGGGTGTTTGATGCGTCCGGTGCGGTGTTGTCGAAGGCGCATGGCCGTTTGGGTGTCGATTTTGGGGCGGAGGAACGCATTGTTGGCAGGGAGCGGGCGGAGGAGGCGACGTCGCGTCGTATTGGTGTGGAGCTCGACGGGGCGTGGGTTGAGTCGTTGAGCGAGGAGTCGTTTCCGTTGGTGATTGATCCGACGGTGAATCTGTCGCCGTCATCAGGTGGCGGCTGGGCGTCGTATAGTGCTCAGGGAAACTCGATTGGGACGTCCCAATATCCGTTGTTGGGCGATGGGATGCCGCAGTGGGGCGCGACTGACGAGTGGCGTTTCGGCGTGTACTACGATTATTCGACGATTTGGACGAGTAATCCGGGTGCGCGGGTGCGGTATTCGGATATCCAGTTTGATACGGTGCAGTACCCGTTGCCGGTGGGGGTGTTCAACAGTAATCCGTCCACGATTTTCTATAATGGCTATTATCCCTCGTCGCCGAACGCTTCTGCGGCTGGTGCGTGTCACGCGAATGCTTGGTCGTTTGCTGGGACGTGGATGGGTGTATCGCCGACGTTGTGTCGGAACTATGGCATGACGTTGAACGGTCCGCAGTACGCGTTTTTGGGTGCGCATCCCTCGACGGCGTGGACGGAGGTGTCGCAACTCTTGCGGCCGTGGGTGGATTCGCAGACGCCGAACGCGGTGTTTGGCGTGAAGATCGACACGACACCGGGGTACACGTTTCATGCGGTGTTGCCGACGTTGCGGGTGTGGTGGGATCGCCAGTCGACGGTGCCGGCGTTGACGGCTCCGGTTGGGGACGCGACGATCACGTCGTTGACGCCAACGTTGTCATGGGGCGCGAGCACTGATCCTGATGCGGGCGAGAACCCACCGAATTATGAGGTGGTGTTGATGGGCAACAAGCCTGCGACGACGCCGGGTGACGCGTTTGAGCTGTCGGGGTGTAGTGCCGGCGCGACGCGTGTGTGGTCGAGTGGGTACGGTTCGGCGACCTCTGCTGTGGTCCCGGCGGGGTTGTTGAACGATGGTGCGTCGTATTATTGGGCGGTCGCGGCGATCGGTGGGGGTGGGATCGATCGTTTTCCGCGGTGTTCGGAGGTCCGCAAGTTCACGGTGAATCGCCGGTTGGGTGTGTCGGGGCCGTTCCCGGTCGAGCAACTCGGCCCGGTGGGTGTGAATGTGATCAACGGCAACGTGGTGATCGGCGCGTCGACGCATTCGTATGCGACGGTCGGTGGTGAGCAGTCGTTGTCGTTGGTGTACAACTCGCAAGCAACGAACGATCGCGGGTTGCGGGGCCGTTATTACGGTGGGAAATATCCGTTGTTCGGCGCTGAGATCGATGTGTGGAACGGGTCGGGCGCGTTGTTTGTTGACCGGTTGGACCCGACGGTTGATTTCGCGTGGGGGTCGGGTTCTCCGGTGACGACGATGGACGCGATGGATGATTTCCGTGTCACGTGGTCGGGGTACGTGACACCTGGTGTCGCGGGCACCTACTGCTTTGGCGGGACGTTTGATGATGGGGTGAAGATCACGATCAACGGTGTGGTGGTGCTGAACAAGTGGCAGCATCAGTCCGCGACGTTTAATTGTTCGAATGGCGGTACCGCAGTGGTGTTTGGGGCGGGTGAAACAAAATCGATCGTTGTTGACTACTACGAGCACACTGGCGCGGCGACGGCACAGTTGCGGGTAACGAAGCCGGATAACTCGACGGTTGCGGTGCCGTCGTCGTGGCTGTCACCGGATCTCGATGTGTTGGGTCCGAACTGGACGTTGTCGGCGGGTGAGGTCGCGGTTCAGGGTGCGATCAAGACCGATAGTGGTGTGATGTTGCGTGGGGTTGATGGTTCGGCCACGGAGTACCGCAAGTCCGACACGGGCGCGTATGTCGGCCCTGGTGGTGACGGCACGGTGGTGCGGGTCGATCCGACCACGAGTGAGATTTCGGTGATGGACGATGCCGGGACGTCGTACAAGTTTTCGGCGTCGGGTCAGTTGCAGTCCGCGGTGAGCGCGGTTGATGACCGTCAACCCGCGGCGACTCAGTTTCAGTGGTCCGGTGCTCCGGTGAAACTCACCGCGATGGTTGATCCGGTGACCGGAAGTCAGAGCGTGTTGCGTTACGGCGGCGACGCGAACTGTCCGAGTGTTCCCTCGGGGTTCGTGAGTGCCCCATCGAAGTTGTGTTCGGTGACGTCTCCGGATGGTCGTCAGACGAAACTGTTCTATGACGCTTCGGCACGGTTGTCTCGGCTGGTGACCCCTGGGGATGTGACCACCGATTTCGCGTACGACTCGTCGAATCGGATCATCAAGGTGCGTGACCCGGTGCCGACCTCGACGCGGTGTCCGCGGGGAAACGTTCCGATGGTGACGCGGTGA
- a CDS encoding ricin-type beta-trefoil lectin domain protein, protein MKWVIAYDGSGRASGVTAPAATAGATQQSSTLTYTAAATGQAFGQWGETRLSVSGLSQPNGYAKKVRFDDSFRTRESTDTAGFVTVTAYDGASDRVSYVDTMSGTAVAMRTSTVYDSAVVFNNLSRPVGTYGPAPVAKFQTNSPLPLATETGNVAATTTTYDGGLNGLAAAWFDDNAAGPFMTYPVRPAFVGAPKAHSLQSTSASWNWGAGSPDSSVGADNWSGRLSGLVNLATAGSWRFRGTADDGVRVIVDDKVVVSGWDQPSVTVTGDPQTFGAGWHRIVIEVKENTGNASASVEWLAPGGSWAVIPAASLKPDLGLVTSTVGADGVTTTTGYSDPVGAKPTTVSVDPAGLNLTDTTGWEARGATGQYMRRTSRSLAAGSSSTNTYTYYGASETPSAPSCAGSGVSVTPVAQRGFAKTSRAADPTTSGGTGGLLREQIVDAAGRVVASRVSTDTKWSCVAYDSRGRATVTTSPASATAPGTAGNLPPSGTRSIAQHSGYCMNVRNGTATNGEVVEQYGCFTSGQPSEIFNYVDVDGTWFTIRPSHSSMCVGATGTSDAASVTQQTCAASSLQYWKAVAASNGYQLINQASGKCLQIADFNGSEGAAASVSSCITGWTNQQWKFVNPSTLNPEPFPTGSGPSSYPERTVTSVYAVGGDPMLSTVTDPVGTISTRVDLLGRVTDVRDTVGRVSLVTVFHASSGAVIERSSATYNTTGTGVNAMATQRWSNTAATITGYNTTTLTPTVAFAAPSSWSTLSTLHYDTVGRNDYSDFLNGVRTTNGFDGFNRPVSVTHTKGASTLYSDVVTRDKTGRVVDRSVNGVDPRPGNPNYVYDAAGRLTDWWERDVAGSANVSGTYRFAYSGSNYTTTCNGVTGGSSVAGKNSNRVEETLTTSGGTVSSVYCYDYADRIRKVAKSSGTNPYTGGFVYDAHGNTTTVGGDVMSFDGANRHLKTVNGSTTVEYSRDAADRIVSRKVNGTVVSKQAYTGAGDSSAVTLNAAGTVTEITVGLAGGGLYTWRPSGGDVWSHGNTHGDLVLTCTTAGVQTGTIGAYDPFGNPLGVTSIDNSAGNFDYGWHGQAQRPLEHETGIQATIEMGARPYQPTLGRFLTIDPIEGGTPNDYLYVTDPINGNDLDGRGTKDKNRWRYQISEVPGSLVFRGDTGDSRGSLLTPLEWTTYTQRWQVKITVYDPKTRRYWSQYLYISATRKKFTQAIYNPLKTGDPTTPGPSATFHRTSCAFAYGAYTWDRGTRVPSNYASISRTEMGTHLYERSLCQRIQSTISYP, encoded by the coding sequence GTGAAATGGGTGATTGCCTATGACGGTTCGGGTCGGGCGAGTGGGGTGACCGCGCCGGCCGCGACTGCGGGCGCGACCCAACAGTCCTCGACGCTCACCTATACGGCGGCGGCGACGGGTCAGGCTTTTGGCCAGTGGGGTGAGACCCGGTTGTCGGTGTCGGGGTTGTCTCAGCCGAACGGGTACGCGAAGAAGGTTCGTTTCGACGACTCGTTCCGGACCCGCGAATCAACCGATACCGCGGGGTTCGTGACGGTCACCGCGTATGACGGGGCGTCGGATCGGGTGTCCTATGTGGACACGATGTCGGGTACCGCGGTGGCGATGCGGACCTCGACGGTCTATGACAGTGCGGTGGTGTTCAACAACTTGTCGCGGCCGGTGGGCACGTACGGTCCTGCGCCGGTCGCGAAGTTTCAGACGAACAGCCCGTTGCCGCTCGCAACCGAAACCGGCAATGTTGCGGCGACGACGACAACCTACGACGGCGGGTTGAACGGTCTTGCGGCGGCGTGGTTCGACGACAACGCGGCCGGCCCGTTTATGACCTATCCGGTGCGGCCTGCGTTCGTTGGCGCTCCGAAAGCGCATTCGTTGCAGTCGACCTCGGCGTCGTGGAACTGGGGTGCGGGTTCGCCGGATAGCTCGGTTGGCGCCGATAACTGGTCGGGGCGCCTGAGTGGTTTGGTGAACTTGGCGACAGCGGGGTCGTGGCGGTTCCGCGGCACTGCTGATGACGGGGTACGCGTGATTGTCGACGACAAGGTTGTGGTGTCGGGTTGGGACCAACCGTCGGTCACCGTCACGGGCGACCCACAAACGTTTGGTGCCGGGTGGCATCGCATCGTGATCGAAGTGAAAGAGAACACCGGTAACGCTTCGGCGAGTGTCGAGTGGCTCGCGCCGGGTGGTTCGTGGGCGGTGATCCCTGCAGCGAGTCTGAAACCCGATTTGGGTTTGGTGACTTCCACCGTCGGCGCTGACGGGGTGACGACGACAACCGGGTACAGCGATCCGGTTGGAGCGAAACCGACAACGGTGAGCGTCGACCCTGCGGGGTTGAACCTCACCGACACGACCGGTTGGGAGGCGCGTGGTGCGACCGGCCAGTACATGCGCCGTACCAGCCGCAGCCTGGCGGCGGGGTCGTCGTCGACGAACACGTACACCTACTACGGGGCGAGCGAAACACCATCGGCGCCGTCGTGTGCGGGCAGCGGTGTGAGCGTCACCCCGGTCGCTCAACGCGGGTTCGCGAAAACGTCACGGGCCGCCGATCCGACCACATCGGGCGGTACCGGCGGGCTGCTGCGTGAACAGATCGTTGATGCGGCCGGCCGTGTTGTGGCTTCACGGGTGTCGACCGATACGAAATGGTCATGTGTCGCCTATGACAGTCGCGGCCGAGCGACCGTCACGACCTCTCCGGCGTCCGCGACCGCGCCTGGTACTGCGGGCAATCTGCCGCCGTCTGGGACGCGCAGCATTGCCCAGCATTCCGGGTATTGCATGAACGTACGAAACGGCACTGCAACCAATGGTGAAGTGGTCGAGCAGTACGGATGTTTCACCTCCGGTCAGCCATCGGAGATTTTCAACTATGTCGATGTCGACGGCACGTGGTTCACGATTCGGCCGTCGCACTCGTCGATGTGTGTCGGCGCGACTGGGACCAGCGACGCAGCGTCGGTGACCCAACAAACCTGTGCGGCGTCGTCGCTGCAGTACTGGAAAGCCGTCGCAGCGTCGAATGGTTACCAGTTGATCAACCAGGCGTCGGGGAAGTGTTTGCAGATCGCGGATTTCAACGGCAGCGAAGGCGCAGCCGCGTCGGTGTCGTCATGTATCACGGGTTGGACGAATCAGCAGTGGAAGTTCGTGAACCCGTCGACGCTGAACCCCGAACCCTTCCCGACAGGTAGTGGCCCGTCGAGCTATCCGGAACGCACCGTCACCAGCGTCTATGCGGTGGGCGGGGACCCGATGTTGTCGACCGTGACCGATCCTGTCGGCACGATCAGCACCCGTGTCGATCTATTGGGTCGCGTGACCGATGTGCGTGACACCGTTGGGCGGGTGTCGTTGGTGACGGTGTTTCACGCCTCCTCGGGTGCGGTGATCGAACGTTCAAGCGCGACCTACAACACGACCGGCACCGGGGTGAACGCGATGGCGACGCAACGCTGGTCGAACACAGCGGCGACGATCACGGGATACAACACGACCACACTCACCCCCACGGTCGCGTTCGCGGCGCCGTCGTCATGGTCGACACTGTCGACGTTGCATTACGACACGGTGGGACGTAACGACTACAGCGATTTCTTGAACGGGGTTCGGACAACGAACGGTTTCGACGGTTTCAACCGGCCGGTATCGGTCACCCACACCAAGGGTGCTTCCACGTTGTATAGCGATGTCGTGACCCGCGATAAGACCGGCCGGGTTGTGGACCGTAGCGTCAACGGGGTCGACCCGAGGCCGGGCAACCCGAACTATGTGTATGACGCTGCCGGTCGGTTGACGGACTGGTGGGAACGTGACGTGGCCGGATCGGCGAACGTGTCGGGGACGTATCGGTTCGCGTACTCGGGGTCGAACTACACGACGACTTGCAACGGTGTGACGGGTGGGTCGAGTGTGGCGGGGAAGAACAGCAACCGGGTTGAGGAAACGTTGACGACATCTGGGGGTACGGTGTCGAGTGTGTACTGCTACGACTACGCGGACCGGATCCGAAAGGTCGCGAAGAGCAGCGGTACCAACCCGTACACAGGCGGGTTCGTGTACGACGCTCATGGCAACACGACCACGGTTGGTGGTGACGTGATGAGTTTCGATGGCGCGAACCGGCATCTGAAAACGGTGAACGGTTCCACGACGGTGGAGTACAGCCGTGATGCCGCTGATCGGATCGTCTCGCGGAAGGTGAACGGGACGGTGGTGTCGAAACAGGCGTACACCGGTGCTGGTGATTCCAGTGCGGTCACGTTGAACGCTGCCGGGACGGTCACTGAGATCACCGTGGGCCTGGCTGGTGGCGGGTTGTATACGTGGCGGCCATCAGGTGGTGATGTGTGGTCTCATGGCAACACGCACGGGGATTTGGTGTTGACGTGTACGACAGCGGGTGTGCAAACCGGCACGATCGGAGCCTATGACCCGTTCGGTAACCCGTTGGGAGTTACCAGCATCGATAACAGTGCTGGGAACTTTGACTACGGCTGGCATGGGCAGGCCCAACGACCACTCGAACACGAAACCGGTATCCAAGCCACCATCGAGATGGGCGCCCGCCCCTACCAGCCAACACTCGGACGATTCCTCACCATCGACCCCATCGAAGGCGGAACACCCAACGACTACCTCTACGTCACCGACCCAATCAACGGCAACGACCTAGATGGGCGAGGGACGAAAGACAAGAATCGATGGCGATATCAGATCTCGGAAGTCCCGGGATCTCTCGTATTCCGCGGCGATACTGGCGACTCGCGGGGCTCGCTGCTCACTCCATTGGAATGGACCACGTATACTCAGAGGTGGCAGGTCAAGATAACAGTTTATGATCCAAAGACACGACGATACTGGAGTCAATACCTCTACATCTCTGCCACAAGAAAGAAGTTCACTCAGGCAATATATAATCCGTTGAAGACGGGCGATCCGACCACACCAGGTCCATCGGCCACGTTCCACAGAACGTCATGCGCGTTCGCGTACGGTGCATATACTTGGGATCGCGGGACGCGTGTTCCTTCAAACTATGCGTCAATCAGTCGAACTGAGATGGGAACCCATCTCTATGAGCGGAGCCTATGTCAGCGCATACAATCGACTATCTCGTATCCATGA
- a CDS encoding putative DNA binding domain-containing protein — protein sequence MVPGDVDRALALPPDEAAERLSVLPEDQWFERKAGRISARDLAVPLIAMANAEGGYVAVGIHDGVVDGVAAPHINALRQAAQDFTSPVVRCTATEFEVSDGRVVLVFRIDPGEHVHETTKGDVYLRVGDESRKLGYSQRRELEFDRGSTPFDGTAVEAHVDDLDQNQVGAYQTSIGSQTPRDMLAARDLLTRDGRLTVAGWLLFAERPQSLFPSASVRVLRYAAVRRGTGSAMSLYEGGDTRCVGSIPEQISQAAEVIERWVPKVEALARSGRFEPRSIIPRDVWLEGLVNAVLHRSYSMAGDHVRVEIFPNRIEIENPGRFPGLADPSEPLSISRYARNPRIVRVCSDLGIARELGEGIRRIFADMRMLGLADPIYTQGSGSVRLVLSAADALDETVRASLSKAARQILDVLRLEGRPLSTGQVADLAGVARPTASRHLQTLRDLGLVDWDGQSPRDPRAAWTLR from the coding sequence ATGGTTCCTGGCGATGTCGACCGTGCGCTTGCCCTTCCCCCAGACGAGGCGGCGGAGCGGCTGAGCGTCTTGCCCGAGGATCAGTGGTTCGAACGCAAGGCAGGTCGCATCAGCGCGCGAGACCTTGCAGTTCCGTTGATAGCGATGGCGAATGCCGAGGGCGGCTACGTCGCTGTTGGCATTCACGACGGCGTTGTCGATGGAGTCGCAGCACCCCATATCAACGCGTTGCGACAGGCGGCGCAGGACTTTACGTCCCCTGTCGTGCGGTGTACCGCGACCGAGTTTGAGGTCTCGGACGGTCGGGTGGTGCTCGTGTTTCGAATCGATCCCGGCGAGCATGTCCACGAGACGACCAAGGGAGACGTCTATCTCCGAGTGGGCGACGAGTCGCGAAAGCTCGGCTATTCGCAACGCCGAGAGCTGGAGTTCGATCGAGGCAGCACCCCCTTCGACGGAACCGCTGTCGAGGCCCACGTCGATGACCTCGACCAGAACCAGGTCGGTGCTTATCAGACGTCGATTGGTTCACAGACGCCCAGAGACATGCTTGCTGCCCGCGATCTCCTGACCCGTGACGGTCGTTTGACGGTCGCCGGATGGCTGCTCTTTGCGGAGCGTCCTCAATCACTGTTTCCGAGCGCCTCAGTGCGTGTGCTGCGATACGCGGCCGTTCGTCGTGGTACCGGGTCGGCGATGTCGCTGTATGAAGGCGGTGACACCCGATGTGTTGGTTCAATCCCGGAGCAGATCAGTCAGGCCGCAGAAGTGATCGAACGATGGGTGCCGAAGGTGGAGGCACTCGCTCGTAGCGGCCGATTCGAACCACGCTCGATCATTCCTCGGGATGTCTGGCTCGAAGGACTCGTCAACGCGGTGCTCCATCGCTCGTACTCCATGGCCGGAGACCACGTTCGTGTCGAGATCTTCCCGAATCGCATTGAGATCGAGAACCCGGGCCGCTTTCCGGGTCTCGCCGATCCGTCCGAACCGTTGTCGATCAGCCGCTATGCCCGCAATCCCCGTATCGTTCGCGTGTGCTCCGACCTTGGAATTGCCCGTGAACTCGGCGAGGGCATTCGACGCATCTTCGCCGACATGCGGATGCTCGGCCTCGCCGACCCGATCTACACCCAAGGCAGTGGATCGGTCCGCCTCGTACTGTCTGCTGCAGACGCCCTCGACGAGACAGTCCGCGCAAGCCTGAGCAAGGCTGCCCGCCAGATTCTCGACGTGCTTCGCCTCGAAGGCCGGCCGCTGAGCACTGGGCAGGTGGCCGACCTCGCCGGGGTGGCGCGCCCGACCGCATCTCGGCATCTGCAAACGCTTCGTGACCTCGGACTGGTCGACTGGGACGGGCAGAGCCCTCGCGACCCACGCGCTGCGTGGACGTTGCGCTGA
- a CDS encoding acyl-CoA dehydrogenase family protein: MTNENDEQGATQRSTSERDAFRAEVRAWLNANAPAKGSAEDFSAIHVVSAPTREEFESRERRALEVTRAWQRRLFDAGWAGRSWPVEYGGQGAPSWQSEIIAEEAAQFGVSTKMLSIALEMVPPVLLRFGTDDQRLRHLPHIVRGDQSWCQLLSEPDAGSDLTNVQTLATPTDRGWTMNGQKVWTSGAVSADYAILIARADRSIAGRGGLSCFALDMNQPEVVVRPLRQMSGGYHFNEVFLNDAFVPHDALIGNLGGGFDVLRVMLTSERSAIGGGTSARSSTALQQLARDLGLDRDPIVRQNLARAHTREKLLDLVGARIAAIPAGASVAKLSYSEHARLSANTALDLLGARGMVTDDEHAEAFADRFLFAPGLRLGGGTDEIQRNTIAERGLGLPR; encoded by the coding sequence ATGACGAACGAGAACGACGAACAGGGCGCGACGCAGCGCTCCACCAGCGAGCGCGACGCCTTCCGTGCCGAGGTCAGGGCCTGGCTCAACGCCAATGCGCCAGCCAAGGGCAGCGCCGAGGACTTCTCGGCGATCCACGTCGTGTCGGCTCCGACCCGCGAGGAGTTCGAGTCGCGCGAACGCCGCGCGCTCGAGGTCACGCGCGCCTGGCAACGGCGCCTCTTCGACGCAGGGTGGGCCGGCAGGTCGTGGCCCGTCGAGTACGGCGGCCAGGGCGCACCGAGTTGGCAAAGCGAGATCATCGCCGAGGAAGCCGCGCAGTTCGGGGTATCGACCAAGATGTTGTCGATCGCCTTGGAGATGGTGCCGCCGGTGCTGTTGCGCTTCGGTACCGACGACCAACGCCTGCGCCACCTTCCCCACATCGTGCGGGGCGACCAGTCGTGGTGTCAGTTGCTGTCCGAGCCCGACGCCGGCAGCGATCTAACCAACGTGCAGACACTCGCCACGCCGACCGATCGCGGCTGGACGATGAACGGCCAAAAGGTCTGGACCTCCGGGGCGGTGAGTGCCGACTACGCCATTCTCATCGCCCGCGCCGACCGGTCGATCGCCGGCCGTGGCGGGTTGAGCTGTTTCGCACTCGACATGAACCAACCCGAGGTCGTTGTGCGACCCCTGCGCCAGATGTCGGGTGGGTATCACTTCAACGAGGTGTTCCTCAACGACGCATTCGTTCCTCACGACGCGTTGATCGGCAACCTCGGCGGTGGCTTCGACGTTTTGCGGGTCATGTTGACGAGCGAACGCTCGGCGATCGGCGGCGGCACGAGCGCACGGTCCTCGACCGCATTGCAACAGCTCGCCCGCGACCTCGGCCTCGACCGCGATCCGATCGTCCGCCAGAACCTCGCCCGAGCGCACACACGCGAGAAGCTCCTCGATCTCGTCGGCGCACGAATCGCGGCGATACCCGCAGGAGCCTCAGTCGCAAAGCTCTCCTACTCCGAACATGCCCGGCTCAGCGCCAACACCGCGCTGGACCTGCTGGGCGCACGAGGAATGGTGACCGACGACGAGCACGCCGAGGCCTTCGCTGACCGCTTCTTGTTCGCCCCCGGACTCCGCCTCGGCGGCGGCACCGACGAGATCCAACGCAACACCATCGCCGAGCGAGGGCTTGGCCTCCCACGCTGA
- a CDS encoding amidohydrolase family protein, translated as MTEQTSPDPTRFGGYGGATIDTLIGFPTDPDQLYASVRQRVRDDESKTMAMPASYMFHDVPELHGDRFDSVAVTLAEMDRFGVEVGLVSLGANPEAVATALERHPDRFVASITLDPDEGTGALRRLVDAHERYNLRAVSLFPHGTASRTPIDGARMFPIYAKCVELGLPVFITVGIAGPRVPSDAQKVELLDRVVYEFPELVVVMRHGAEPWVDLAVKLMVKWPNLHYSTSAFAPKHYPTEIVQYANTRGADRIMYGGYFPMGLSLERIFGELPAVGFRDEVWPKFLYGNAARVLRIEGPS; from the coding sequence ATGACCGAGCAGACCTCGCCCGACCCGACGCGGTTCGGCGGCTATGGCGGAGCGACGATCGACACGTTGATCGGGTTCCCCACCGATCCCGATCAGCTCTACGCATCGGTGCGTCAGCGGGTCCGCGACGACGAGTCGAAGACCATGGCGATGCCGGCGAGCTACATGTTCCACGACGTCCCCGAGCTCCACGGCGACCGTTTCGATTCCGTCGCCGTGACCCTCGCGGAGATGGACCGTTTCGGCGTCGAGGTCGGCCTCGTCAGTCTCGGCGCCAACCCCGAGGCGGTCGCCACCGCACTCGAACGCCACCCCGACCGCTTCGTCGCCTCGATCACCCTCGATCCCGACGAAGGCACCGGGGCACTCCGGCGTCTGGTGGATGCCCACGAGCGATACAACCTGCGAGCGGTGTCGTTGTTTCCCCACGGCACGGCGTCGCGTACGCCCATCGACGGTGCACGGATGTTTCCGATCTACGCCAAGTGCGTGGAGCTCGGCCTGCCGGTGTTCATCACGGTCGGAATCGCCGGGCCGCGGGTTCCGTCGGATGCACAAAAGGTCGAACTGCTCGACCGGGTGGTGTACGAGTTTCCCGAGTTGGTCGTCGTCATGCGACACGGTGCCGAGCCATGGGTCGACCTCGCCGTGAAGCTCATGGTCAAGTGGCCGAACCTGCACTACTCCACCTCCGCGTTCGCCCCGAAGCACTACCCCACCGAGATCGTGCAATACGCCAACACCCGCGGCGCCGATCGAATCATGTACGGCGGCTACTTCCCGATGGGCCTCAGCCTCGAACGCATCTTCGGGGAACTGCCAGCGGTCGGGTTTCGCGACGAGGTGTGGCCGAAGTTTCTCTACGGGAACGCCGCCCGGGTTCTCCGCATCGAAGGACCGTCATGA